In the Hordeum vulgare subsp. vulgare chromosome 7H, MorexV3_pseudomolecules_assembly, whole genome shotgun sequence genome, one interval contains:
- the LOC123408277 gene encoding vegetative cell wall protein gp1-like has protein sequence MRRLASVAPDSPAARDPVAPPHPFRSRLPIHPAPAATTPTAPIPEQSSHGAGVGGADSSSRPHPPAQLRRSSAIADPIPRQPFHPPDRLHPATPSRPSHAYPPPAAPIPPALAAPIPPPSPRHPRPRDPRAKLAWRQCQRDRFLLSRRSGWNGDAQLYGIASATSVWLGRRCGPCGVVQRGMPIWARGSARAHWQRVGLHATQEPAILNPVTRSHPENHQGRK, from the exons ATGCGCCGATTGGCCAGTGTGGCCCCTGACAG CCCAGCCGCACGAGATCCCGTCGCACCCCCCCATCCATTCCGCTCCCGTCTCCCCATCCACCCCGCTCCCGCAGCCACCACCCCAACCGCCCCCATCCCCGAGCAAAGCTCGCATGGCGCCGGCGTCGGCGGGGCCGATTCCTCCTCTCGCCCTCATCCGCCGGCCCAACTCCGTCGGTCGTCGGCGATTGCCGACCCCATACCTCGCCAGCCTTTCCATCCGCCCGACCGCCTTCATCCCGCCACCCCCAGCCGCCCAAGCCACGCTTATCCGCCCCCAGCCGCCCCCATCCCGCCAGCACTAGCAGCCCCCATCCCACCGCCGTCCCCCCGTCACCCCCGTCCCCGAGATCCCCGAGCAAAGCTCGCATGGCGCCAATGTCAGCGGGACCGCTTCCTCCTCTCTCGCAGGTCGGGGTGGAACGGGGACGCTCAGCTCTACGGGATTGCGAGTGCGACCTCGGTGTGGCTTGGGCGACGGTGTGGTCCATGCGGAGTGGTGCAGAGGGGCATGCCGATCTGGGCGCGCGGGAGTGCACGGGCGCATTGGCAGCGCGTTGGGCTGCACGCCACACAAGAGCCGGCCATACTAAACCCG GTAACAAGGAGCCATCCCGAAAATCATCAAGGAAGGAAATAA